The Vibrio agarivorans genome contains the following window.
GACTTTGCCCCGGCAGCAATCGCCGCTATCGCATTTGCCGTCGCAAGCCCAAGGTCATTATGCGGGTGAGCCTCTACCTGCATATCGGTGTGTGCAACAAGACGAGAGATATTCTCGAATGTCGTAAACGGGTCAAGGATCCCAAGCGTATCTGCGTAGCGCAAGCGCAGCGCGCCGACTTTACTGGCATGCTCTGCAATTTTCACCAGTTCCCAATGCTCTGCCCGCGACGCATCTTCAAGGCCGATACTCACTTTGAAGCCTTTCTTGCAGGCGGTACGAATCAGTACCGTCATCTTATCCAGCATTTCAGACAGTGTGATGCTCAATTTGTGTAACCGGTGTTGACGAGAGGCTGGAACAGAGATATTTATCCAATCGACATCAAGAGAAACACAAGCGTCTAGATCAGAGTGCTTCATTCGACACCAGACCATCAAGCTCGCCTCTGGTAATGCCTGCCTTACCTGTTGAATCGATGCTTGCTCAGCCATACCCATAGCAGGGATACCAACCTCAATGATATCAACCCCAGCCTTATACAGCGCCTGAGCTATCTGTACTTTTTCTTCACCTTTAAAAGCGACACCTGGGCTCTGCTCACCATCACGCAATGTGGTATCGTTGACGATCACTTCTGGGGGTAACACTGTGTTTTCCATTTATACCTCCGACTATGCATATACCGGTTCGAAATCAACTTGAGCCTGCTGCCCTGTTGCGTTATCCCAATATGGTGAGAGAAGACGCAGACGCTCAACGATGGCCGGAAGCTTATCGATAACATGCTGAATTTCTTCTTCAGATGTGTACTTAGACAAAGAGAAGCGCAGTGTCCCGTGAGCAGCAGTGAGAGGGATGTTCATCGCCTTCATCACATGTGAGGGCTCTAAAGCCCCGGACGTACATGCAGACCCCGAAGACGTGGCGATACCAACTTGGTTAAGTAGCAACAACAAAGCCTCTCCCTCGACAAATTCAAACGCGATATTTGTAGTGTTCGGTACTCGGTTAGCGACATCCCCTGTCACAAAACAATTCGGAATTTTGTTGA
Protein-coding sequences here:
- the nifV gene encoding homocitrate synthase translates to MENTVLPPEVIVNDTTLRDGEQSPGVAFKGEEKVQIAQALYKAGVDIIEVGIPAMGMAEQASIQQVRQALPEASLMVWCRMKHSDLDACVSLDVDWINISVPASRQHRLHKLSITLSEMLDKMTVLIRTACKKGFKVSIGLEDASRAEHWELVKIAEHASKVGALRLRYADTLGILDPFTTFENISRLVAHTDMQVEAHPHNDLGLATANAIAAIAAGAKSINTTVMGLGERAGNAPLEEVSVALSVLNKGNTGINLTALPGLCSLINRCSGIETPAQKSIVGDKVFTHESGIHVDGLLKHQDNYQSFAPSLIGRHHQLVLGKHSGWHSLSTQLHHMGISIDRHHHQPMLAALTHWSETHKRIPTEKDIRGLYSQVVCEGLSCL